The Pieris napi chromosome 9, ilPieNapi1.2, whole genome shotgun sequence genomic sequence AtcaaaatttcgcatcgaatggcagTAGTTTCATGACGATACGATCAGTAgtttaggcgtgaaggagcctcaaacgaagatcatttttcttatatataaatagatatacctatattataatgatcaaTGCATCTTAGAGTTTCTTatagacatatatatatagtgtaaactctttataacggcATTcgttataacataaaactcTCGAAAATgggttaaatttatttggtttaacacaatacccatacattaattattcccTCCTTATAATGAAACTcctataatgaataaaaatgctcggtcccttgaaattcgttataaagggTTTACACAGtgtaacatgtaattttttttttttgtataaattgttaactgtgctttattgtttatgtttgaatattccgtttttggcttttgtatataatgtaattgtttagTGAGTATCTGTAGGAATActgagcaaataaataaaaatccacAATTTAATAAGGGAATACCCGATTACATTGTACTACGAAAATCTTACTTTCATTTTCTCGTTATGCCTAATGGCCCATTGTCCCATTGCCCTTTATAGCCTAATAAATAGCCGACAATATTCGCGATAAATGGGTCTACAGTGTGATTTATATCCAATTTTGGCAAATACCGATTTCATTTAGGTCAAGTAAGAGGGAACGATTCTAAATCTTCAGCGAGCACTTTTTCATACAACAAAAAACGTTATATGAAGAACGAAATCTGTTTTTAACCATCTTCAAAAAGGAGGTCAATACCATATAGCACCTGTTCTTGCAAccttgaataattttataatatttattgtaggCACAAATTATTgcaagaattattttattaaattaagtttttaattactacGCGAAATTTACACTAGCTGGGGGCCtttttcaagtattacgtaagcagatttactgcaatttatccccccccccccccttacctcttgtcagcaaaagtaagcaaagctctcaaattaatagtacataaacgtatgaattttttgtttctacaaaatgcatttcgttttcaagcatagacaatgtgtgtgCCCacatatgtgtaaaaaaataaataattaccgttgacgtaatcaccaaataagaataTCAAAAACCCCAATATATTGCttacataatacttgaacgtcCCCCTGACAGCTAACACAgaattataatacttttaataataacgttaaaaattcaatacaacAAACAGCCATTGTCCGCTACATAGTTAGAACCGGTGACACTCTTCGCTTTATCACTGGCTATAAACAACACCAAATCAGCGATATCTTCTGGTTCACCCCAGCAGTTTAAAGCTGTCGGAATTCCTATTTCTTCATATGGAACATTGAATCCAGCTAATGCaaaaatttcagttttaacTGGGCCCGGGCTAACGGAATTTATACGCACACCATGCTTCCCCAGTTCCAGAGCAGCGCCTCTACTAAAGGTATTCAATGCAGCCTTCAGCATACTATACGCCGTGTATTCAGACGTTAAAACCTTCGTTCCTGCAACGCTGGATATGTTCACCACATTACCTTTACTAGCTATCAGGTGTGGAGTCGCCGTTTCAGTCAACGTAACAATGGGACGCAGATTCGTAGCTAAAATTTCTTCAAACGCATTAACAAACGACCCGGCTTCAAGGCTACACCTCCTTAGTATACCAGCATTGTTTACCAGTACATCTAATTTACCAAACTTCTCAATTGTTTCCGGGATTATTTTTGCAAGATCAGCGCCATTTGACACGTCCGCTTTGAGGATAAGAACCGTCGAACCAAATGCTTTACATTCATCTGCAACTCTCTTTAGTTTCTCTTCATTCCTCCCAACTAAAACGACGCTTGCGCCTTCTTTTGCAAATGCAACTGCTATAGCGGCCCCAATACCTGCGCTTGCTCCGGTTACAATGacaactttgtttttgaaacTCATGTTAATAAATCAAAGGCTTAATTTTAACTGTCTAAATAAAACACAGCATCGCTCTTATAtagtgatatttaaatttactttattggcaaaaaaataatattattcaacgTGAATCTTAAACCAGAaggaattataaattatagataCGTTGATTATCTCGGTTGGAACGTGTTTTGTAGAAGTGTCGGTaatcaaatagaaaaaataagacgttgtatgataattatatcatatgtatacattgtgttacataataaaatcattacgCTACATATTAAAAGTTGCCTTGTATGTGTTTGATTGTGGTAAACAATGTAACCTCATACAAATTGACCCTAAagttaataaatgatataagTAAACTTGTGTTTACATTTTGCAAAATTTTCCAGTAAATATTGaacgtataaaaaaattgcaacaAATAGAGACACATTTTTCTTCTACAATTTCGCCTAATTCGTCTGTGTATAAATGATTAATTCACAATATAGTGACGGCGTTTAGGACTCAATATATCCAAAAAATAGTGAATATCAATAACATTAAAAGTTACTTATATTAGttaacattaaaatgtaatattactagctgacccggcaaacgttgttttgccatgtatattatttctaggtaacatttttttagttcaataaaaataactatctacaataataaaaaattggggttGATCGGAGggaggtgaaaattaggggttgtgtgtattgtatgtatgttgtatcataaaaaaaataaaaacaaaaatattgtctataaaataaaaataaatgttttcgggtggacaccccttatcacttaggggtttgaaagatacatagtagccgattctcacacttactgaatatgcataaaaaatttcgtaagaatcggttgagccgtttcggaggagtatgggaactaacattgtgaaacgagaattttatatatattagattaacaataGGTtacttaagttaaataaagccgtatcttaaaattatacaagaagGAAGTATTGAACGCGTTCATTTATTACATCCCCTCAAAGTTGCGAATCCCCTTCAAGCCTTAAAAGGgctataaaagtaataatagctTAGGCCTAGAGAAAAGTATTttctgtaaatttaaaatttccagTTTACACGAAACAAATGATCAGAAAAACATTGCAGCTGTTAAAGATCTCGCATTCAAGTGTCATAAGCGCAAAATGTAAATGACGATTTCAACTATGTATCGCGCGGGAATTGAAACATTGCCAAGATCGTCAAAAAGGGCAAAGTCGAAGTGAAATGGCGACCTCAAAGGTCTAAAGATTTTAACAGAGAGCACTCGAAAGTAGAAAAGAACACCTCTGACTTTATAATGTACTGTTTCTAAGTCTACAGGGTCTGGCATATTAATTAGCCGATTTTCATACCTACAGTAACATTAAAATcttctataaatgtaataaataatagtttaaaaaaactagaacacacgcttttaaagcacatcaaactaaaaagtgaaaaataattcctaatttaggctgaaaatggtaatgaattatttttcactttttagtttgacgtgctttaaaagcgtgtgttctagtttttttaaactattatttattttttagttaaattttttttattttttttttcggattattgcattgtcatcgatctttgacaggtgcgcaaagtttgaattaaatctgtccattaaaagtgggtcaaaatcgagtccgaaggagtcggttacatacatacatacatacaggtgaagctaatacaaagcgtgtaaaaataagtttaatgttGAATGTGATACTGTCGATACCTAATTCAACTTCGTAAGTGTGTGTATGTATGACCACAGATTTCGCGGTAACTAAACGACAGCAGTCATGTACGAGGCAaagctgtacattttgctcactcaggctttcttagttttataagcgtggcgatttcctTAATCGTcagagttacgccccgagaatatagccagacgtaggcactctcttcaactgttacattgcattcattcgttacatagcaattaacatttcattatttcgcttatattctattgtacgctagtggttaatatagagtaaaactaACGAAGAATGAATACGcgttcaaaattttaataaacctgATTTGTGGATGCGTTCATAGAGGACATAATTTGGGCCGTGAATTAACATCGATGTTACGATATTTTTGGTATAGCAACATCGATGTTACGATATTTTTGGTATAGCAACATCGATGATCATCGAGCATTCCTAATTCAAACTTGTTAGTAGTTCAAGATAAGATAAGTGAGAATGTCTGTGAGTATGAGTAAACTTTTGAAACATTTTAGGcgttaaaaatctaaatatatttcgtCATACATGGTTACAGTCATATTCTTAAGGATTTCCttcaaatattgtttaaaaaaaggattAATTAATCTACTATGTAATTCACAGaaaatacttaatacttatacaacatataagttatttacaCTGTTTGTTTGTTAAACCGATACTCACtagcttaattattataattcaaaatgaattgcaaataaaattatgaaaataaataaaaaatcgtgTAAAATAAGGAAGTCCGATTTTCTCACGAATAAAAATCTTCATGTAATGCTTAATAGTGAAGGTAAAACATTATTGGCCTTACACGTGGACTAAAGATAGTGTAAAGGTAcctgttaccatggttaccgtACATAACTATGGTAGCGCAGGATTTAGACATTTAGCACGTCTATTATAGGCCTTCAATGAAGAGTGCGTGAAAATacgatgtattttttaatgaaatttctaGATTTTCTTGTTTACAGTTTTATACCGATTGTGTTATGACCGTAAAATCTACATACTTTAATAAACTACGTATTGactgatattaaaaaaaagtagtaAGAGAAGTCAAGAGGCTGTACAGTGTGTCAGTGTCCAAATCAATTAGTACTTACATTACTACAATAATAGTATGGGATATGTACTATTATGGTATAATcccataaaatatacatttaagaaTTTCAACGAAATCAATTATCGGTTAGGAAATTAGTAAAATTTGACAGGGCATTCAGAAATACTGAGGGTAATTTTGACGAATCGTAGTAGATCTCAAAAAAATCTGTATCAACAACCCGTGCTTCGAATATTGAATTCTTTACTTTGCTTCGTATACTAGAAACCGCAATTTTTACGTTGTATAAGAATTATGGTCAGAACTAGCCAATGGCTAAACGATGGTagctatttaaattatataaattaaaaaaaaattaaatgttgccATTGTTGCCCCATAAAAACGTGTAAACACAATGGCCTAGTCGTTATAACAGACgacctttaaataaattataagtctAAGGTCTTCTAGCTTCTTGCCCTTGAAGAACTACCTACAACTATGCCTCGAAGGACTTACAATGCCacattaaagtaattatttaagtttattattaaacaacaatATGCTATGAGTAGAGGAGCCGTCGGAGCATTGAGGATGTTATTCTGTGCTGCGGGACTTTAAGATGAATAATACGAAAAACACTGGAATATTATGAACGTATAAAGGAaggatataatttaaatatattttgaattccGGGAAGAATCAGTCAAGCATTCTGcgaacattatttaaatatcttaagttcatcacatttattaataacgacAAAAGTTAATgtaacattaataatatttaaatataggtaTAATCTAAGAATATTACTAATTCTTGATGtgatatattaatacataaaaatattatatgaaaggTATAAATGctcttgtttaatttattcatagacCCTTGTCtttatttaccttttttgGAAATTGTGTGACGTAAATCTTCTTTTTCATACTAATTATTCAAAACTGCGAGTTTATGACGTTAATGCAAACTCTAGCAATCACACAATACAATAGAACCAttcattaaaacatttcaaactaatgtaaaataagagCTACACAGGCAACTggcttttttcttttaatgacCATAGATAAGATAGGTTTATAGGGATGTCAATTATCCAGTTTATTATCTCGTTTTTAATCTGTTTTAATCAGTAAATGGCTTAAATTATCTCATGCGTTAATAACCTTACCACTATCGTTTACATTTTATGCTTGATGTTTGCATTGTTTGCAggagataataaattatagtcTAATGACCTACTGatattatcttaattaattttaacttccTTATGCTTTCTAGGTgtctttatatgtatatatatgtacacatAACGAAATGACAAACCAATATTAACATGCAGTGCTGTATAACATTCTTGTAAGACTACTATGAATTGTGACACAACTAGCCAATTATTATATCAATTTCCACAAACTACAAGTAAAATTACATGTATGAGCAGCAGGATGGTGAACTTTTATTGTAGAAAACATTTCAAACTATGTTATCAATAGAAAGTAAGAACTTATAATTTTGATGCGAAACCTAAGTCAATGGAGTGTAGACAAAATTGAGTTTAGACAATTTCCTTCTCAATGTTTTATCACAGGGTCATACCACAAAATTCACCTTCCCTTTAAGTCATAGCTGAATACTTTAAAAGCAAAACATATTTACAGATAAATTAGACATCAAATATATTTGGCAAGTGTTCAACCATTTAAGTGCATTCTAAGTTACTCttactaaattcaaattatcgTGAGGATCCTCAGGTAAGACAATCGGACCCTTAATCAAGGGATCTCTGTCATTTGCAGTACGATCTCGAGTCTCACTCTCAGAGTGGTGACGTACATCACATTTCTTCATTTCTACACATACTTCTTAGGTCTTGTACTGtgaatgtgtttttaattttactgaaGAATAAGATTATTTTCATGTCTGTTTGTATCCTCTAGTATTTTCATTTGTGTTACACTTTTAACATTTAGAGAAATCTATtttgttgtaataacaacattATCTAGTGTAATAACAAGATTGTAAGAAAATACCAGTCATGAAACCTGGAtctttttcaaatatatttctttttaaaactaaGTGAATAAAAAGATGTTACCTCATCTTCACTATCATTTCTCAATAATGGTGTTGTTTCCATATGTGCGATATTCcactaaattataaaaaaaccacTGAACGTAAACACTCACTACCAACtgaataattcaatattattttattaattctaatTAATACTATT encodes the following:
- the LOC125052435 gene encoding uncharacterized oxidoreductase MexAM1_META1p0182-like codes for the protein MSFKNKVVIVTGASAGIGAAIAVAFAKEGASVVLVGRNEEKLKRVADECKAFGSTVLILKADVSNGADLAKIIPETIEKFGKLDVLVNNAGILRRCSLEAGSFVNAFEEILATNLRPIVTLTETATPHLIASKGNVVNISSVAGTKVLTSEYTAYSMLKAALNTFSRGAALELGKHGVRINSVSPGPVKTEIFALAGFNVPYEEIGIPTALNCWGEPEDIADLVLFIASDKAKSVTGSNYVADNGCLLY